Proteins from a single region of Actinomycetota bacterium:
- the rimM gene encoding ribosome maturation factor RimM (Essential for efficient processing of 16S rRNA), with protein sequence MTPPGMLLAGEIGKPHGTAGDVYVVRISDDPNRFDPGAVLTHEDGRELVVESSRVHRDRFLVRFEGVATREQAEALRGPLYVPAEARRELEESEYWEQDLVGCTVELADGNEVGTVSDVIVRPAQDLLEVDTPAGTRFVPFVQAIVKEVDLDARRVLVDPPAGLFD encoded by the coding sequence ATGACCCCTCCCGGCATGCTGCTCGCCGGCGAGATCGGGAAGCCCCACGGCACCGCGGGCGACGTCTACGTCGTTCGCATCTCCGACGACCCGAACCGCTTCGACCCCGGCGCGGTGTTGACCCACGAAGACGGCCGCGAGCTGGTCGTGGAGTCATCCCGCGTCCACCGCGACCGGTTCCTCGTGCGCTTCGAAGGTGTGGCCACGCGCGAGCAGGCCGAGGCTCTGCGAGGGCCGCTCTACGTCCCCGCCGAGGCTCGACGCGAGCTCGAGGAGTCGGAGTACTGGGAGCAGGACCTGGTCGGCTGCACGGTGGAGCTCGCCGACGGGAACGAGGTCGGAACCGTGAGCGACGTGATCGTGCGCCCCGCACAGGACCTGCTCGAGGTGGACACCCCGGCCGGAACGCGCTTCGTTCCGTTCGTTCAAGCGATCGTCAAGGAGGTGGACCTCGACGCTCGCCGCGTCCTCGTCGATCCTCCTGCGGGGTTGTTCGACTAG
- the trmD gene encoding tRNA (guanosine(37)-N1)-methyltransferase TrmD — protein sequence MHIDLVTIFPELVNPHLDASLLGKAIAKGSISVKVHDLREKGLGAHRSVDDAPYGGGAGMVMRPEPIFETVEPLQTRDSYTVLLSPRGTLFRHEVAQRLSELDHLILICGRYEGVDERVAEHLCDEEISIGDFVLAGGEVAALAVVEAVTRLVPGVVGNPMSLDSESHAAGLLEYPQYTRPAEYRGWSVPDVLVSGNHAEVARWRRERSRALTAARRPDLAKE from the coding sequence ATGCACATCGACCTCGTCACGATCTTTCCGGAGCTCGTTAACCCGCACCTCGATGCGAGCTTGCTCGGAAAGGCGATCGCCAAGGGCAGCATCTCGGTGAAGGTCCACGACCTGCGGGAGAAGGGGCTCGGCGCGCACCGCTCGGTCGACGACGCTCCTTACGGCGGCGGCGCCGGCATGGTGATGCGGCCCGAGCCCATCTTCGAGACGGTGGAGCCGTTGCAGACGCGCGACAGCTACACGGTTCTCTTGTCGCCGCGCGGCACGCTGTTCCGCCACGAGGTGGCGCAACGGCTGTCGGAGCTCGACCACCTGATCCTCATCTGCGGCCGCTACGAGGGCGTCGACGAGCGCGTGGCCGAGCACCTCTGCGACGAGGAGATCTCGATCGGCGACTTCGTCCTGGCCGGAGGAGAGGTCGCCGCACTAGCCGTGGTCGAAGCGGTCACGAGGCTGGTCCCGGGCGTGGTCGGTAACCCCATGTCGCTGGACTCCGAGTCGCACGCCGCCGGTCTCCTGGAGTACCCGCAATACACGCGGCCCGCCGAGTACCGGGGCTGGAGCGTTCCCGACGTCCTCGTGTCGGGGAACCACGCGGAGGTGGCGCGATGGCGACGGGAGCGATCCCGCGCCCTGACCGCCGCTCGCAGGCCGGACCTGGCGAAGGAATGA
- the uvrC gene encoding excinuclease ABC subunit UvrC has protein sequence MATRTRIARPEAGSIPTSPGVYTFRDREGRPIYVGKAKSLRSRLSNYFASDLHPRTRAMVEAATDVEWILTDNEVEALHLEVNLIKQHRPRYNVRYRDDKSYPYLAITLDEEYPRARVMRGPKKKGVRYYGPFAHAYAIRDTLDLLLRTFPMRTCSQGVFDRCRRRNRPCLLYDIERCAGPCVKAVTPEEHRAIALEMCEFLAGDTKPVVERLEREMKKAAAEQQYEVAAKMRDQLTNVSKVIERQQMASSKAEDMDVIGVAEDELEAAFQVFFVRGGRVTGRKGYIVDKVEDLEADELIAKFLERIYADAEVPRQVLVPVDPSERELIETWLWRLRGSKVEVRVPQRGEKRALLETVTENARQAFSRHRLKRASDFAARSKQLNELQGFIGMDEAPLRIECYDISNTGPSEAVGSMVVFEDGLPKRSDYRRFAIKWTSGPDDVAMMGEVIRRRFLRFLDEQSEDAARSRRFAYPPNLVVIDGGKGQLNRAVEVMDELGVTGVTVVSLAKRMEEVFLPGRAEPIQIPRGADALYLLQQIRDEAHRFALTYHRLKRGKSMTRSALDGIPGLGETRRKQLLKHFGSVKKVREASLEELEATPRLPRAVAAAVYDALHADGSGRRAS, from the coding sequence GTGGCCACCCGCACGCGCATAGCCCGTCCCGAGGCGGGCTCGATACCGACGAGCCCCGGCGTCTATACCTTCCGCGACCGAGAGGGCCGACCCATCTACGTCGGTAAGGCGAAGTCGCTCAGGAGTCGCCTGTCCAACTACTTCGCGAGCGATCTGCACCCGCGCACGCGGGCGATGGTCGAGGCCGCGACGGACGTCGAGTGGATCCTTACCGATAACGAGGTAGAGGCCCTGCACCTCGAGGTCAACCTCATCAAGCAGCACCGGCCCCGCTACAACGTCCGGTACCGGGACGACAAGAGCTATCCGTACCTGGCGATCACGCTCGACGAGGAGTATCCGCGGGCTCGCGTGATGCGGGGGCCGAAGAAGAAGGGCGTCCGCTATTACGGCCCCTTCGCCCATGCGTACGCGATCCGCGACACGCTCGACCTCCTGCTGCGGACCTTCCCGATGCGGACGTGCTCGCAAGGCGTCTTCGACCGCTGCCGCCGTCGCAACCGCCCCTGTCTCCTCTACGACATCGAGCGCTGCGCCGGGCCGTGCGTGAAAGCGGTCACTCCCGAGGAGCACCGGGCGATCGCGCTGGAGATGTGCGAGTTCCTCGCGGGGGACACCAAGCCGGTCGTGGAGCGTCTCGAGCGCGAGATGAAGAAGGCGGCCGCGGAGCAGCAATACGAAGTGGCGGCCAAGATGCGAGATCAGCTGACGAACGTCAGCAAGGTGATCGAGCGCCAGCAGATGGCGTCCTCGAAGGCGGAGGACATGGACGTCATCGGGGTGGCCGAAGACGAGCTGGAGGCGGCCTTCCAGGTGTTCTTCGTGCGTGGGGGCCGCGTCACCGGGCGCAAGGGCTACATCGTGGACAAGGTCGAGGATCTAGAGGCCGACGAGCTGATCGCCAAGTTCCTGGAGCGTATCTATGCCGACGCCGAGGTACCTCGCCAGGTTCTCGTTCCCGTTGATCCCAGCGAGCGCGAGCTGATCGAGACGTGGTTGTGGCGCTTGCGCGGCTCCAAGGTAGAGGTGCGGGTACCGCAGCGGGGAGAGAAGCGCGCGCTATTGGAGACCGTCACCGAGAACGCGCGCCAAGCGTTCTCGCGGCATCGCTTGAAGCGCGCGAGTGACTTCGCGGCCCGCTCCAAACAGCTCAACGAGCTCCAGGGCTTCATCGGGATGGACGAAGCTCCCCTGCGTATCGAGTGCTACGACATCTCTAACACCGGCCCGAGCGAGGCGGTGGGCTCGATGGTCGTGTTCGAGGACGGATTGCCGAAGCGCTCCGACTACCGGAGGTTCGCGATCAAGTGGACCAGCGGTCCGGACGACGTAGCGATGATGGGCGAGGTGATCCGCAGACGCTTCTTACGCTTCTTGGACGAGCAGTCGGAAGATGCGGCCAGATCCAGACGCTTCGCGTACCCGCCTAACCTCGTGGTGATCGATGGAGGCAAGGGCCAGCTGAACCGGGCTGTCGAGGTGATGGACGAGCTCGGCGTGACCGGGGTGACCGTCGTGTCGCTGGCGAAGCGGATGGAGGAGGTCTTCCTGCCGGGGCGCGCCGAGCCGATCCAGATCCCGCGCGGAGCCGACGCTCTGTATCTCCTGCAGCAGATCCGGGACGAGGCCCATCGGTTCGCCCTCACCTATCACCGTCTGAAGAGAGGCAAGAGCATGACGCGCTCCGCCCTCGACGGAATCCCAGGTCTCGGGGAGACGCGGCGCAAGCAGCTGTTGAAGCATTTCGGCTCCGTCAAAAAGGTGCGTGAGGCGTCGCTGGAGGAGCTGGAGGCGACCCCGCGGCTCCCGCGAGCGGTCGCCGCGGCCGTCTACGACGCGCTGCATGCGGACGGCTCGGGGAGGCGGGCCTCGTGA
- the rapZ gene encoding RNase adapter RapZ, which produces MSLSRRSTANVEVTVLTGLSGAGRSEAAKALEDLGWFVIDNLPPALIRKMLTLALAAGDINRIALVIDARGGAFFEEAAAELSKLRRDVANFRMVFLEASDDALVRRFDATRRRHPLATEDRVEVGIQREREVMARFREGADLIVDTSDLSVRALRTKLSAFFHPGSASDGLKTTVISFGFKHGLPLDADMVLDVRFLPNPHWVEELRPLTGLDDRVKAYVMGKDVTQDFLVRATDLLAVLLPGYQGEGRHYLTIGLGCTGGRHRSVVLAQAIGDFIEEKGYGVKVIHRDVGRAAAAS; this is translated from the coding sequence GTGAGCCTCTCGCGCCGCTCCACCGCGAACGTCGAGGTCACCGTCCTGACGGGATTGTCCGGAGCTGGTCGCTCCGAGGCCGCCAAAGCTCTCGAGGATCTGGGCTGGTTCGTGATCGACAACCTCCCGCCGGCCCTCATCCGAAAGATGTTGACCCTGGCGCTCGCAGCCGGCGACATCAACCGCATCGCCCTCGTTATCGATGCGCGCGGTGGGGCTTTCTTCGAGGAAGCCGCCGCGGAGCTGTCCAAGCTCCGCCGCGACGTCGCGAACTTCCGGATGGTGTTCCTCGAGGCTTCCGACGACGCGCTGGTGCGACGTTTCGATGCCACCCGCAGACGGCACCCTCTTGCGACCGAGGACCGCGTGGAGGTGGGGATCCAGCGCGAGCGCGAGGTGATGGCGCGCTTCCGCGAGGGCGCGGACCTGATAGTGGACACTTCCGATCTCTCCGTGCGCGCGCTGCGGACGAAGCTCTCGGCGTTCTTCCATCCCGGCTCGGCTTCCGATGGGTTGAAGACGACCGTGATCTCGTTCGGCTTCAAGCACGGGCTTCCGCTGGACGCCGACATGGTCCTCGACGTTCGGTTCCTCCCGAACCCTCACTGGGTGGAGGAGCTGAGACCACTTACCGGGCTCGACGACCGCGTGAAGGCCTACGTCATGGGCAAGGACGTCACGCAGGACTTCCTGGTAAGGGCGACCGACCTCCTGGCGGTGTTGCTGCCGGGGTACCAGGGCGAGGGCCGTCACTACCTGACGATCGGGCTCGGTTGCACGGGTGGACGACACCGCTCCGTGGTCCTCGCGCAGGCCATCGGCGACTTCATCGAGGAGAAGGGTTACGGAGTGAAGGTGATCCACCGCGACGTCGGGCGCGCGGCCGCGGCCTCATGA
- a CDS encoding YvcK family protein encodes MSKKVKVVGIGGGHGLAATLRAASLYADEIAAVVTVADDGGSSGRLSRELGIPPPGDIRNCLVALADGSALGDLYQHRFSAGALTGHTVGNLLIAALTEMTGDFAQAVRQAGELLGSRGAVYPATTERVQLGARVDGGTVSGQVAVAQSKRRIHEVYLDPPNPAAFPAAVDAIRAADQVVLGPGSLFTSLIATLLVPEIRAALLESSARMVFVCNNRIQKGETEGLDATAHFDALTAHLGTGRVDAIVVQAPLLHPDGVRYEVAELSRSGAAVVEADVSDPAGGHDPPKLAGVLGSLR; translated from the coding sequence ATGAGCAAGAAGGTGAAGGTGGTGGGGATCGGCGGTGGGCACGGTCTCGCCGCGACACTGCGGGCCGCTTCGTTATACGCGGACGAGATCGCCGCGGTCGTCACCGTCGCCGACGACGGCGGCTCGTCGGGCCGGTTGTCCCGCGAGCTCGGGATCCCGCCGCCGGGTGACATCCGCAACTGCCTCGTCGCGCTCGCCGATGGCTCCGCGCTCGGGGATCTCTACCAGCACCGGTTCTCCGCCGGTGCGCTCACGGGTCACACCGTCGGGAACCTGTTGATCGCGGCTCTGACGGAGATGACGGGGGACTTCGCCCAGGCGGTGCGGCAGGCCGGGGAGCTTCTCGGGAGCCGGGGCGCCGTGTACCCCGCCACGACCGAGCGCGTGCAGCTCGGGGCGCGGGTCGACGGCGGGACCGTCAGCGGCCAGGTCGCCGTCGCCCAGTCGAAGAGACGCATCCACGAGGTCTACCTGGATCCGCCGAACCCGGCCGCGTTCCCCGCGGCGGTGGACGCGATCCGCGCGGCAGACCAGGTCGTTCTAGGTCCTGGGAGCCTGTTCACGAGCCTGATCGCGACGCTGCTGGTGCCGGAGATCCGCGCGGCTCTGCTCGAGTCGAGCGCCCGGATGGTCTTCGTCTGCAACAACCGCATCCAGAAGGGAGAGACCGAGGGGCTCGATGCGACTGCGCACTTCGATGCGCTGACGGCGCACCTCGGAACGGGACGCGTGGATGCGATCGTCGTGCAGGCGCCGCTGCTGCATCCCGACGGCGTCCGGTACGAGGTGGCCGAGCTGTCGCGCAGCGGAGCCGCCGTGGTCGAGGCCGACGTCTCTGACCCCGCGGGCGGACATGACCCGCCAAAACTCGCTGGGGTGCTCGGATCGCTCCGTTAG
- the gap gene encoding type I glyceraldehyde-3-phosphate dehydrogenase has translation MATRIGINGFGRIGRNFYRALEAKGSDLELVAVNDLGDAETMAHLLKYDSVHGRLGREVKVQNGGFSVDGKDLKLLSERDPANLPWGDLGVDVVIESTGFFTKRADAAKHVEQGGAKKVIISAPAKEEDITIVMGVNHEDYDADSHTIISNASCTTNCVVPLAKVLQDNWGIDKGFMTTCHAYTNDQNTLDLAKDDLRRARAAAINIIPTSTGAAKAASLSLPELKGRLDGLALRVPVPDGSITDIVAVLNEEVTKDQVNDAYREAAQSAAMKGILQYTEDPIVSSDIVGNPYSCIIDGLSTMANGNMVKVLGWYDNEWGYSNRLVDLTELVASKL, from the coding sequence ATGGCGACGCGCATCGGCATCAACGGCTTCGGGCGGATCGGCCGCAACTTCTACCGCGCCCTCGAGGCGAAGGGATCCGACCTCGAGCTCGTGGCCGTCAACGACCTCGGAGACGCGGAGACGATGGCCCACCTCTTGAAGTACGACTCGGTCCACGGCCGGCTCGGACGAGAGGTGAAGGTCCAGAACGGCGGCTTCAGCGTCGACGGCAAGGACCTGAAGCTCCTGTCGGAGAGGGACCCCGCGAACCTCCCGTGGGGTGATCTGGGTGTGGACGTGGTGATCGAGTCGACCGGCTTCTTCACGAAGCGCGCGGATGCCGCGAAGCACGTGGAGCAGGGCGGCGCGAAGAAGGTCATCATCTCAGCCCCCGCGAAGGAAGAGGACATCACGATCGTCATGGGCGTGAACCACGAGGACTACGACGCCGACAGCCACACGATCATCTCCAACGCCTCGTGCACCACGAACTGCGTCGTGCCCCTGGCCAAGGTCCTGCAGGACAACTGGGGGATCGACAAGGGCTTCATGACGACCTGTCACGCGTACACGAACGACCAGAACACGCTCGACCTGGCGAAGGACGACCTCCGTCGCGCGCGAGCAGCCGCGATCAACATCATTCCTACCTCGACGGGCGCGGCCAAGGCCGCGTCGCTGTCGCTGCCGGAGCTGAAAGGGCGCCTGGACGGTCTGGCTTTGCGCGTGCCGGTGCCCGACGGCTCGATCACCGACATCGTTGCGGTCCTGAACGAAGAGGTCACGAAGGACCAGGTGAACGACGCTTACCGCGAGGCGGCGCAGAGCGCCGCGATGAAGGGGATCCTCCAGTACACCGAGGACCCCATCGTCTCGTCGGACATCGTCGGCAATCCGTACTCCTGCATCATCGACGGCCTCTCGACGATGGCGAACGGGAACATGGTGAAGGTGCTCGGCTGGTACGACAACGAGTGGGGCTACTCGAACCGGTTGGTCGACCTCACGGAGCTCGTAGCGTCCAAGCTGTAG
- a CDS encoding phosphoglycerate kinase, producing the protein MPALPTFDRLEVENRRVLVRCDLNVPLKDGQVSDDLRVRAAVPTLQALLERGASLAVCSHLGRPKGRIVEELRLAPVAERLSELLGVEVDALDEVVGEKARAACASHAKVVLLENLRFEPGEESNDPRLAEQLAELADVYVNDAFGAAHRAHASIVGVAERLPSAAGYLLADEVQKLERLLHAPEPPFVAILGGAKVSDKLSVIGNLLEKVDAMCIGGAMAFTLLVAEGREVGRSLVEVDRVEEVQGVLARARQRSVEIHLPIDVVAATSPDAGAEYEAVPLGVIGDRMGLDIGPGSSARFAEVVAGAKTVLWNGPMGMFELEPYAHGTRAVAEAVATATRNGAYTVAGGGDSAAALAQMDMTDAVSHLSTGGGASLELLEGRDLPGVAVLRKKGES; encoded by the coding sequence ATGCCCGCCCTTCCCACGTTCGACCGGCTCGAGGTCGAGAATCGACGCGTGCTGGTGCGCTGTGACCTGAACGTGCCATTGAAGGACGGACAGGTAAGCGACGACCTTCGGGTGAGGGCAGCGGTGCCGACGTTGCAGGCGCTGTTGGAGCGCGGCGCGTCGCTTGCGGTCTGCTCCCATCTGGGCCGTCCCAAGGGTCGCATCGTGGAGGAGCTGCGGCTGGCTCCGGTCGCGGAGCGTCTGTCGGAGTTGCTCGGGGTCGAGGTCGACGCCCTCGACGAGGTCGTGGGTGAAAAGGCCCGAGCCGCCTGTGCGTCCCACGCGAAGGTGGTCCTGCTCGAGAACCTGCGCTTCGAGCCCGGTGAGGAATCGAACGACCCGCGGCTCGCGGAGCAGCTTGCCGAGCTGGCGGATGTTTACGTGAACGATGCCTTCGGCGCCGCCCACCGCGCGCACGCCTCGATCGTCGGGGTGGCGGAGCGGCTGCCTTCGGCCGCCGGATACCTCTTGGCAGACGAGGTCCAGAAGCTCGAACGCCTCCTTCACGCGCCGGAGCCGCCGTTCGTGGCGATCCTGGGCGGAGCCAAGGTGTCCGACAAACTCAGCGTGATCGGCAACCTCTTGGAGAAGGTCGACGCGATGTGCATCGGCGGGGCGATGGCGTTCACGCTGCTAGTGGCAGAGGGACGTGAAGTGGGCCGTTCGCTGGTCGAGGTCGACCGGGTGGAAGAGGTCCAGGGAGTCCTCGCCAGGGCGCGGCAGCGAAGCGTCGAGATCCACCTGCCGATCGATGTGGTTGCAGCCACTTCTCCCGACGCGGGTGCCGAGTACGAGGCGGTCCCGCTCGGCGTGATCGGCGACCGCATGGGCCTCGACATCGGGCCCGGCTCGTCGGCTCGATTCGCAGAGGTCGTCGCGGGCGCGAAGACGGTCCTGTGGAACGGCCCGATGGGGATGTTCGAGCTGGAGCCGTACGCGCACGGGACCCGCGCCGTGGCAGAGGCCGTGGCAACCGCGACGCGCAACGGCGCCTACACGGTCGCCGGCGGGGGAGACTCTGCGGCCGCTCTCGCGCAGATGGACATGACAGATGCCGTATCCCACCTGTCCACCGGTGGCGGCGCGTCGCTCGAGCTTCTCGAGGGGCGCGACCTGCCGGGCGTGGCTGTGTTGCGGAAGAAAGGAGAGTCCTGA
- the tpiA gene encoding triose-phosphate isomerase yields MRTPLIAGNWKMNKTHLEAIHFVEQLGHELANHDARRVEVVLCPPATALRSVQTTIDDRHQTFGLGAQNMHFEDSGAFTGEVSPLMLKALHVKYVILGHSERREMFGDTNESVNQKVRAAFAHGLIPIMCCGETDMERTNARTEAKVEAQVREGLSGLAEAQAREVVVAYEPIWAIGTGKTATPEDAQTTISFIRGVLTDLFSDDVATGIRILYGGSMKAGNAAALVRQADIDGGLVGGASLDAGEFAAMVKAVAGGS; encoded by the coding sequence ATGAGGACGCCGCTCATCGCGGGGAACTGGAAGATGAACAAGACGCACCTCGAGGCGATCCACTTCGTCGAGCAGCTGGGTCACGAGCTCGCGAATCACGACGCTCGCCGGGTGGAGGTGGTGCTGTGCCCGCCCGCCACCGCGCTTCGTTCGGTTCAGACGACGATCGACGACCGGCACCAGACGTTCGGGCTGGGCGCGCAGAACATGCACTTCGAAGACTCCGGCGCCTTCACCGGCGAGGTCTCCCCGTTGATGCTGAAGGCTCTGCACGTGAAGTACGTGATCCTCGGACACTCGGAGCGGCGGGAGATGTTCGGCGACACGAACGAGAGCGTGAACCAGAAGGTGCGCGCCGCGTTCGCCCACGGGCTCATCCCCATCATGTGCTGCGGCGAGACCGATATGGAGCGCACCAACGCGCGAACCGAGGCAAAGGTGGAAGCCCAGGTGCGAGAGGGGTTGTCGGGTCTGGCCGAGGCGCAGGCGCGTGAGGTCGTCGTCGCGTACGAGCCCATCTGGGCGATCGGCACCGGGAAGACGGCTACTCCCGAAGATGCGCAGACGACGATCTCGTTCATCAGGGGGGTCCTGACGGATCTCTTCTCCGACGATGTGGCCACCGGGATCCGGATCCTGTACGGGGGCAGCATGAAGGCGGGGAACGCGGCCGCACTCGTGCGGCAGGCCGATATCGACGGGGGTCTGGTCGGCGGAGCCTCCTTGGATGCGGGCGAGTTCGCGGCGATGGTCAAAGCGGTGGCCGGTGGCTCTTAA
- a CDS encoding alkaline phosphatase family protein has protein sequence MALKNIVYVILDGLGDDPLEPLGGATPLEAAATPNLDRLARDGRNGYVTTVGEGIAPESDIAVLSILGYDPHEHHTGRGPLEAVGAGVEVRDGDLAYRVNFATVEPEGDRWAIVDRRVGRDLSSEEAHELAAEVNEKVSLPGATFELKATVGHRGIVVLRSDEGELSAEVENSDPAYGRQGALGVARETFDNHVVHVSPVSGHEGDPAARRAADLTNEWLRGSFAVLDASEVNGRRRKAGKLAGNFILTRDGGDHLPKLMSFKEKFGPQMGCFVEMPVELGIARLTGMGIVEAPTGIPAAEQYELWADLALEANEGYDGLYIHIKGPDVPAHDGDHEAKIASIEEIDSIFFGRLLGSLDLDRSILAVTADHSTSCARKAHTDGPVPLLVSGGGVSSDAVDTYGESASRRGAIGHLLGPQIMPNLVELARS, from the coding sequence GTGGCTCTTAAGAACATCGTCTACGTGATCCTTGATGGTCTCGGCGACGACCCGCTAGAGCCGCTCGGCGGCGCCACCCCTCTCGAGGCGGCGGCGACCCCGAACCTGGATCGTCTCGCCCGCGACGGCCGCAACGGGTACGTCACGACGGTCGGCGAGGGGATCGCCCCCGAGTCCGACATCGCGGTCCTCTCGATACTCGGCTACGACCCCCACGAGCACCACACCGGTCGTGGCCCCCTCGAGGCGGTCGGCGCTGGCGTCGAGGTGCGCGATGGCGACCTGGCCTACCGCGTCAACTTCGCAACGGTGGAGCCCGAGGGGGACCGGTGGGCCATCGTCGACCGCCGCGTCGGCCGTGATCTCTCTTCCGAGGAGGCTCACGAGCTGGCGGCCGAGGTGAACGAGAAGGTGTCGCTACCCGGTGCAACGTTCGAGCTGAAGGCGACCGTCGGGCACCGCGGGATCGTGGTCCTGCGCTCCGACGAAGGCGAGCTCTCGGCCGAGGTCGAGAACTCGGATCCCGCCTATGGCCGCCAAGGGGCGCTGGGTGTGGCGCGCGAGACCTTCGACAACCACGTCGTGCACGTCTCGCCCGTGTCGGGTCACGAGGGAGATCCCGCCGCCCGCCGGGCCGCCGATCTCACGAACGAGTGGCTGCGCGGGTCATTCGCCGTGCTCGATGCATCCGAGGTGAACGGGCGGAGGAGGAAGGCGGGGAAGCTCGCCGGCAACTTCATCTTGACCAGGGACGGCGGTGACCACCTCCCGAAGCTCATGTCGTTCAAGGAGAAGTTCGGGCCTCAGATGGGTTGCTTCGTCGAGATGCCGGTAGAGCTCGGGATCGCTCGACTCACCGGGATGGGCATCGTCGAGGCGCCGACCGGGATCCCTGCCGCCGAGCAGTACGAGCTGTGGGCCGACCTGGCGCTCGAGGCGAACGAGGGCTACGACGGTCTCTATATCCACATCAAAGGCCCGGATGTGCCCGCCCACGACGGCGACCACGAGGCCAAGATCGCCAGCATCGAGGAGATCGACTCGATCTTCTTCGGGCGGCTGCTGGGGTCGCTCGATCTCGATCGCTCGATCCTGGCCGTCACGGCAGACCACTCCACGAGTTGCGCCCGGAAGGCTCATACCGACGGGCCCGTGCCGTTGCTGGTCTCCGGGGGCGGAGTCAGCTCGGACGCGGTCGACACATACGGAGAATCGGCCTCGAGACGGGGAGCGATCGGGCACCTGCTCGGCCCCCAGATCATGCCGAACCTCGTCGAGCTTGCCCGGTCGTGA
- the secG gene encoding preprotein translocase subunit SecG, with the protein MLILLHAGRGGGVSEMFGGGMQSQAMGSTVMEKNLDRITVITAIVFAGTTILLASRLS; encoded by the coding sequence ATGCTGATCCTGCTCCACGCGGGACGAGGCGGAGGTGTCTCCGAGATGTTCGGTGGCGGCATGCAGAGCCAGGCGATGGGATCCACCGTGATGGAGAAGAACCTCGACCGCATCACCGTTATCACCGCCATCGTCTTCGCCGGCACCACCATCCTTCTCGCCTCCCGGCTCTCTTAG